One Coffea arabica cultivar ET-39 chromosome 5e, Coffea Arabica ET-39 HiFi, whole genome shotgun sequence DNA segment encodes these proteins:
- the LOC113688428 gene encoding uncharacterized protein yields the protein MGKTTEEAQQLIEEMAANNYQWTNERGNTRRTAGMLEVDTLNMLSAKMNNVVKILNRHVGASSNQGIVVACCTTCDGDHDDFMCSSSEQESKPAWELIIEKLANVSNDKIEKLTSATTQRFERIEGMMDQLTNMYRNVDVQLGQIANAVNNRNQWDLPNKTEVNPREHVKAITLRSGKELGESPVVESGREFERRENKKLSELGEDGKKIKGKEKMEKNEPQIGDTIPIPPPVPFPQRLKLSRNDKKFEKFRHMQNFAKFLKEIMTKKRKLVDNETIALAEECSAIIQNKLPPKLKDPGSFTVHCTIGNVEFSKALCDLGASVSLIPLTVARQLGLKELKRTNISLQLVDRSIRHPMGVLENVLIKVQKFIIPVDFVVLDMEEDVNVPIILGRPFLATAGTIIDVKRDKFKFQIGEEEVEFDLNKVEKYPSFTDHVYSVGICDELALEMSQVNLDNDSLELCRNGVGLQEEQVEEMIEFLQARVPYKRRNAYEELGLSKGLPPPLCEQAPQFEFKPLPKHLKYAFLGEKETLPVIVNAELDEDQLDKLLRVLRKHLKVIGWTISNVKEINPTICMHRILLEENSKHERSGYNQIVIASEDQEKITFTCPYGTFVFRKMPFRLCNAPATFQRCMMAIFSDFNEKIMKIFMDNFSVFGSTYDDCLNNLDLILQRCEETNLVLNWEKCHFMVCEGIVLGHKISSEGIEIDHTKIEVIERMPPPTNVKGIRNFLRHVKFYQRFIKDFSKIAKLLCELLAKDVPFHFNDECLLAFNRLKKEFVFTPIITSPDWNLPFELMCDASDFAVGTVLGQNHDKRLHVIYYASKMLNETQVNYATTEKELLAVIFALDKFRSYLVGSKVIIYTDHAALKYLLNKKDAKPRLIRWILLLQEFNLEIKDKKKIREFSR from the exons ATGGGAAAGACAACTGAGGAAGCTCAACAATTGATCGAAGAAATGGCTGCTAACAACTATCAATGGACAAACGAACGAGGTAATACAAGGAGAACCGCAGGTATGCTCGAAGTAGATACCTTGAATATGTTAAGTGCAAAAATGAATAATGTGGTTAAGATACTTAATAGGCATGTTGGTGCTAGTTCTAATCAAGGAATAGTTGTTGCATGTTGTACCACTTGCGACGGAGATCATGATGATTTTATGTGTTCTAGCAGTGAACAG GAGTCCAAACCAGCTTGGGAATTGATAATTGAGAAGCTGGCAAATgtatcaaatgataaaattgaaaagttaacCAGTGCCACTACTCAACGGTTTGAAAGAATTGAAGGAATGATGGACCAACTCACCAATATGTACAGGAATGTTGACGTTCAATTAGGCCAAATTGCTAATGCGGTTAACAATCGCAACCAATGGGACTTACCTAACAAGACTGAGGTGAACCCAAGAGAACATGTGAAGGCTATAACCCTCCGTAGTGGTAAGGAATTAGGTGAGTCACCGGTAGTTGAAAGTGGAAGAGAGtttgaaagaagagaaaataagaaattgagTGAATTAGGAGAGGATGGCAAGAAAatcaaagggaaagaaaagatggAGAAAAATGAACCACAAATAGGAGATACAATACCAATTCCTCCACCGGTGCCATTCCCTCAAAGATTGAAGCTTTCGAGAAATGACAAAAAATTTGAGAA attccgTCATATGCAAAATTTCGCAAAATTTCTCAAGGAGATAATGACCAAGAAAAGGAAGTTGGTAGATAATGAGACAATTGCATTAGCGGAAGAATGTAGTGCAATCATACAAAATAAATTACCACCAAAGTTGAAAGATCCGGGGAGTTTCACAGTTCATTGCACTATCGGTAATGTAGAATTTTCTAAAGCACTTTGTGATCTTGGTGCAAGTGTTTCATTGATTCCTTTAACTGTGGCTAGGCAATTAGGGTTGAAAGAGTTAAAGCGTACTAACATTTCCTTGCAATTGGTTGACAGGTCTATTAGACATCCAATGGGCGTATTGGAGAATGTACTCATTAAAGTACAAAAATTCATTATTCCTgttgattttgttgttttagataTGGAAGAAGATGTAAATGTACCTATTATACTTGGTAGACCATTTCTGGCCACTGCAGGTACAATAATAGATGTCAAACGAGATAAGTTTAAGTTTCAAATCGGTGAAGAGGAAGTGGAATTTGATTTGAATAAAGTGGAGAAATATCCCTCTTTTACCGATCATGTTTATTCTGTTGGTATATGTGATGAATTGGCATTAGAAATGAGTCAAGTTAATCTTGATAACGATTCTCTTGAACTTTGTCGTAATGGTGTAGGCTTACAAGAGGAGCAAGTTGAAGAAATGATTGAATTTTTGCAGGCACGGGTTCCTTACAAAAGGAGAAATGCATATGAGGAGTTAGGACTGAGTAAAGGGCTACCGCCACCATTATGTGAGCAAGCACCACAATTTGAGTTTAAGCCGCTGCCTAAGCACCTCAAATACGCGTTTCTTGGAGAAAAAGAGACATTGCCGGTGATCGTCAATGCAGAATTAGATGAGGACCAATTAGATAAGCTATTGCGTGTTTTAAGGAAGCATTTGAAGGTTATAGGATGGACAATTTCTAATGTTAAAGAAATTAATCCAACTATTTGTATGCACAGAattttattggaagaaaattctAAACATGAAAGAAGTG gaTACAATCAAATAGTCATTGCATCGGAAGATCAAGAGAAGATTACATTCACTTGTCCTTACGGCACTTTTGTATTTCGAAAAATGCCTTTTAGACTGTGCAATGCACCGGCCACCTTCCAACGGTGCATGATGGCAATTTTCTctgattttaatgagaaaattatgaaaatcTTCATGGATAATTTTTCTGTATTTGGATCTACTTATGATGATTGTCTTAACAATTTAGATCTAATTTTGCAGAGATGTGAAGAAACAAACCTTGTACtcaattgggaaaaatgtcactTCATGGTTTGTGAGGGTATTGTGCTAGGCCATAAAATTTCTTCAGAAGGTATTGAGATAGATCACACCAAGATAGAAGTTATCGAGAGAATGCCTCCGCCTACCAATGTGAAAGGCATTCGAAACTTTCTTAGACACGTGAAATTTTATCAGCGATTTATTAAGGATTTCTCCAAGATTGCTAAACTTTTATGTGAATTACTTGCAAAAGATGTTCCTTTTCACTTTAATGATgagtgtttacttgcttttaataGGTTGAAGAAGGAATTTGTCTTCACACCCATAATAACATCACCGGATTGGAACTTGCCATTCGAATTAATGTGTGATGCAAGTGATTTTGCAGTCGGGACTGTTCTTGGGCAAAACCATGATAAACGACTTCATGTCATTTATTATGCAAGTAAAATGCTAAATGAAACCCAAGTTAACTATGCAACAACAGAGAAGGAATTGCTAGCAGTGATATTTGCATTGGATAAGTTTAGATCTTatttagtaggatctaaagttatCATTTATACCGATCATGCAGCACTCAAATATTTGTTAaataagaaagatgcaaaacctCGACTAATTCGATGGATTCTATTATTGCAGGAATTTAATTTGGAgatcaaagataaaaaaaagaTCCGAGAATTTAGTCGCTGA